Proteins co-encoded in one Brassica rapa cultivar Chiifu-401-42 chromosome A02, CAAS_Brap_v3.01, whole genome shotgun sequence genomic window:
- the LOC103852054 gene encoding spermine synthase has product MEGDGAKGLACQKTMDGKASNGNKAVPSCCLKAMSCLPEEDAKCHSTVVSGWFSEPHSRSGKKGEAVYFNNPMWPGEAHSLKVEKVLFKDKSDYQEVLVFESATYGKVLVLDGIVQLTEKDEFAYQEMIAHLPLCSTPSPKNVLVVGGGDGGVLREISRHSSVEVIDICEIDKMVIDVSKKFFPELAVGFEDPRVQLHIGDAVEFLRKSPAGKYDAIIVDSSDPVGPALALVEKPFFETLARALKPGGVLCNMAESMWLHTHLIEDMISICRQTFKNVQYAWSSVPTYPSGVIGFVLCSTEGPDVDFKNPINPIEKLDGAMTYKREMKFYNSDMHRAAFALPTFLRREVASLLAS; this is encoded by the exons ATGGAGGGAGACGGCGCAAAAGGTTTGGCATGCCAGAAGACTATGGATGGGAAGGCGAGTAACGGGAATAAGGCTGTTCCTTCTTGTTGCCTCAAGGCTATGTCTTGCTTACCTGAGGAAGATGCTAAGTGCCACTCCACTGTTGTTTCTGGATGGTTCTCCGAGCCTCACTCTCGCTCTG GGAAAAAAGGCGAAGCTGTCTATTTCAACAACCCTATGTGGCCAG GTGAAGCACACTCACTGAAAGTTGAGAAAGTTCTGTTCAAGGACAAGTCAGACTATCAGGAAGTCCTTGTGTTTGAG TCAGCTACCTACGGGAAAGTGCTTGTTCTAGATGGTATTGTACAGCTGACTGAAAAAGATGAATTTGCTTATCAGGAGATGATTGCCCATCTTCCTCTTTGCTCTACACCTTCACCTAAAAAT GTTCTGGTTGTTGGTGGCGGTGATGGTGGTGTTCTCAGGGAGATATCTCGCCATAGCTCTGTTGAGGTTATTGACATTTGTGAGATAGACAAGATGGTTATTGAT GTGTCTAAGAAGTTCTTCCCCGAGTTAGCGGTTGGATTTGAAGATCCTCGTGTTCAACTTCACATTGGTGATG CTGTTGAGTTCCTTCGTAAGTCCCCTGCAGGGAAGTATGATGCCATTATTGTCGATTCTTCAGATCCTGTTG GTCCTGCTCTGGCGCTTGTTGAGAAGCCTTTCTTTGAAACTCTAGCTAGAGCTTTGAAGCCTGGAGGAGTTCTTTGCAACATGGCTGAAAGTATGTGGCTCCACACTCATCTCATTGAAGACATGATCTCCATTTGCCGCCAGACATTCAAAAACGTTCAGTACGCGTGGAGCAGCGTCCCAACTTATCCAAG CGGCGTGATTGGTTTTGTCTTGTGCTCTACCGAAGGACCTGATGTTGATTTCAAGAATCCTATCAACCCTATTGAGAAGCTAGACGGTGCCATGACCTACAAACGAGAAATGAAGTTTTATAACTCTGAT ATGCACAGAGCAGCTTTCGCATTGCCCACATTCCTGCGGAGAGAAGTGGCTTCACTTCTTGCTTCTTGA
- the LOC103852056 gene encoding RING-H2 finger protein ATL20 produces the protein MDFTKTISFSLLFLSLLTPTTVTAACTNAVCRHGDPIIRFPFRLKPHQLNSCGYDKGFDLTCGSDGVNRTTITLPFSGDFTVEMIDYAAQEIWINDPHNCLPKRILTLNLSATPFAGVYARRFTFFNCPTSEYLRFRPLNPITCLSDKNSTVFATASPRVVNYLLSQSCREMKTVEVPVRWPFYEQAVSYSELSDNLWLTWRVPRCGRCEIRGGKCGIKSNSSRETICSDAHKPAIPRKARYAIAIGAGIPGTLIIFGLFCFVYSKINSCIKRRRLVPHSEINSTQAHSLQSSIMITGLDAPTIESYPKIVLGESKRLPKIDDATCSICLSEYEPKEILKTIPPCQHCFHADCIDEWLKLNGTCPVCWNSLEQILSSENNNP, from the exons atggattttacaaaaacaatatcATTCTCTCTCTTGTTCCTCTCTCTCCTAACCCCCACGACGGTCACCGCCGCATGCACTAACGCCGTTTGTCGCCATGGTGATCCGATTATCCGTTTTCCTTTCCGCTTAAAGCCCCACCAGTTAAACTCTTGCGGTTACGACAAAGGGTTCGACCTAACGTGTGGTAGTGACGGCGTTAACCGAACAACCATAACACTGCCTTTTTCCGGTGACTTCACCGTCGAGATGATCGACTACGCAGCTCAAGAGATTTGGATCAACGACCCACATAACTGTCTTCCTAAGCGGATCTTGACGCTAAACCTCTCCGCGACGCCATTTGCCGGCGTTTACGCACGTCGGTTCACGTTCTTTAACTGTCCGACGTCGGAGTATCTCCGTTTCAGGCCGCTAAATCCGATAACGTGTTTGAGCGATAAAAACAGCACGGTGTTTGCGACTGCTTCGCCGAGAGTGGTGAACTACCTGTTGTCTCAATCGTGCCGGGAAATGAAAACCGTTGAGGTCCCGGTTCGTTGGCCGTTTTATGAGCAGGCCGTGTCGTATTCTGAGTTGAGTGATAACCTCTGGCTCACATGGAGGGTTCCGAGATGTGGTCGGTGTGAGATCAGAGGTGGTAAGTGTGGGATTAAGAGTAATTCTTCTCGTGAAACCATTTGCTCCGATGCTCATAAACCAG cTATCCCGAGAAAAGCCCGTTACGCGATAGCCATCGGTGCCGGAATCCCAGGTACTTTGATCATCTTCGGCCTTTTCTGTTTCGTTTACAGCAAAATCAACTCATGCATCAAAAGACGTCGTCTCGTTCCACACTCAGAGATCAACAGCACGCAAGCCCATTCTTTACAATCCAGTATCATGATAACGGGCCTAGATGCGCCGACGATAGAGTCATACCCCAAAATAGTATTGGGAGAGAGCAAAAGGCTTCCCAAAATAGACGATGCCACATGTTCCATTTGTCTATCAGAGTACGAGCCAAAGGAAATACTTAAGACAATACCACCATGCCAACATTGTTTTCATGCAGATTGTATTGATGAGTGGCTGAAACTAAATGGGACTTGCCCGGTGTGTTGGAACTCTCTAGAGCAGATTTTGTCATCTGAGAACAATAATCCTTAG
- the LOC103852055 gene encoding cyclic nucleotide-gated ion channel 1 produces MNFRQEKFVRFQDWKSDKTSDVEYSGRNEPPNGIFRRTITSISDKFHRSSARIKTFRRTYKSYSFKEAVSKGIDSSHKILDPQGPFLQRWNKIFVLACIIAVSLDPLFFYVPVVDDAKKCLGLDNKMEITASVLRSFTDIFYVIHIIFQFRTGFIAPSSRVFGRGVLVEDTRQIAIRYLSSHFIIDILAVLPLPQVVILIIIPHMRGSRSLNTKNLLKFIVFFQYIPRFIRIYPLYKEVTRTSGILTETAWAGAAFNLFLYMLASHVFGAFWYLFSIERETVCWKQACNRNRNICDITSLYCDHKAAGGNAFLNASCPVQTPNATLFDFGIFLNALQSGVVESQDFPQKFFYCFWWGLQNLSSLGQNLKTSTYIWEICFAVFISISGLVLFSFLIGNMQTYLQSTTTRLEEMRVKRRDAEQWMAHRLLPESLRKRIRRYEQYKWQETRGVDEENLLSNLPKDLRRDIKRHLCLALLMRVPMFEKMDEQLLDALCDRLQPVLYTEESYIVREGDPVDEMLFIMRGKLLTMTTNGGRTGFFNSEHLGAGDFCGEELLTWALDPHTSSNLPISTRTVRALVEVEAFALKADDLKFVASQFRRLHSKQLRHTFRFYSQQWRTWAACFIQAAWRRHVKKKMEESLKEEENRLQDALAKEACGSSPSLGATMYASRFAANILRTIRRSGSVRKPRMPERMLLQKPAEPDFNSDDYCI; encoded by the exons ATGAATTTCCGACAAGAGAAGTTTGTGAG GTTTCAAGACTGGAAGTCCGACAAGACCTCCGACGTCGAATACTCCGGGAGAAACGAGCCGCCAAACGGAATCTTCCGGAGAACGATAACCTCAATCTCCGACAAGTTCCACAGAAGCTCGGCGAGGATCAAAACGTTCAGGAGAACATACAAGTCCTACTCTTTCAAAGAAGCCGTCTCCAAAGGGATCGATTCATCTCACAAGATCCTCGACCCGCAGGGACCTTTCCTTCAGAGATGGAACAAGATCTTCGTTTTAGCTTGCATCATCGCCGTTTCTCTCGACCCTTTGTTCTTCTACGTCCCCGTGGTCGACGACGCCAAGAAGTGTCTCGGTCTTGATAACAAGATGGAGATAACCGCTAGCGTCTTGCGCTCTTTCACTGATATCTTCTACGTGATTCACATCATTTTTCAGTTCCGTACTGGCTTCATCGCTCCTTCTTCTCGTGTCTTCGGGAGAGGTGTTCTTGTTGAGGACACGAGGCAGATCGCTATACGTTACTTGTCTTCTCATTTCATTATTGACATTCTCGCTGTTCTTCCTCTTCCACAG GTGGTGATTTTGATTATCATTCCGCATATGAGAGGCTCAAGGTCTTTGAACACGAAGAATCTGTTGAAGTTCATTGTTTTCTTCCAATACATACCGAGGTTTATAAGAATCTATCCGCTCTATAAGGAAGTGACGAGAACCTCAGGGATACTAACCGAGACAGCTTGGGCGGGAGCTGCTTTCAATCTCTTCCTCTACATGCTTGCTAGTCAT GTGTTTGGTGCATTTTGGTACTTGTTCTCTATCGAGCGCGAAACCGTGTGTTGGAAACAAGCGTGCAACAGAAACAGGAACATCTGCGATATCACTTCGCTGTATTGTGACCATAAAGCTGCAGGAGGCAACGCTTTCCTCAACGCGTCTTGTCCGGTTCAGACGCCAAACGCAACGCTTTTCGACTTTGGGATATTCCTGAACGCTCTTCAGTCCGGTGTAGTGGAATCTCAAGACTTCCCTCAGAAGTTCTTTTACTGCTTCTGGTGGGGTCTTCAAAACCTCAG TTCGCTAGGCCAAAACCTTAAAACAAGTACATACATTTGGGAGATCTGTTTTGCTGTCTTCATTTCTATCTCAGGGCTGGTTCTGTTCTCCTTCTTGATTGGTAACATGCAG ACGTATCTGCAATCAACAACCACAAGGTTGGAGGAGATGAGAGTCAAGAGAAGAGACGCAGAGCAGTGGATGGCTCACCGTTTGCTCCCTGAGAGTCTGCGAAAAAGAATCAGAAGATACGAGCAGTACAAGTGGCAAGAGACTAGAGGCGTTGACGAAGAGAATCTTCTCAGTAATCTCCCTAAAGACCTTAGACGCGACATCAAACGCCATCTCTGTCTCGCCCTTCTCATGAGG GTCCCAATGTTTGAGAAAATGGACGAGCAGCTTCTCGATGCTCTCTGTGACCGTTTGCAACCAGTGCTGTACACAGAGGAAAGCTACATCGTAAGAGAAGGAGACCCCGTAGACGAAATGCTCTTCATAATGCGTGGGAAGCTACTGACAATGACAACAAACGGTGGAAGAACAGGCTTCTTCAACTCAGAGCACCTCGGAGCCGGCGACTTCTGCGGCGAGGAGCTTCTAACATGGGCCTTAGACCCACACACATCCTCTAACCTCCCAATCTCAACGAGAACCGTCCGAGCTCTCGTTGAAGTGGAAGCTTTCGCGCTTAAAGCTGACGACCTCAAGTTCGTTGCTTCTCAGTTCAGACGTCTCCACAGCAAACAGCTGAGACATACTTTCAGATTCTACTCCCAGCAGTGGAGGACATGGGCGGCTTGTTTCATACAAGCCGCGTGGAGAAGAcacgtgaagaagaagatggaagaGTCTctcaaagaagaagagaatcggTTGCAGGACGCCTTGGCCAAGGAAGCTTGTGGAAGCTCCCCGAGCCTCGGCGCCACCATGTACGCGTCACGGTTTGCTGCTAATATCTTAAGGACTATACGTAGGAGCGGGTCGGTAAGGAAGCCGAGGATGCCGGAACGAATGCTGCTTCAGAAACCAGCAGAACCAGATTTCAATAGTGATGATTACTGTATATGA